The following coding sequences lie in one Pseudarthrobacter phenanthrenivorans Sphe3 genomic window:
- a CDS encoding SRPBCC family protein, whose amino-acid sequence MTNNLSVVINADAPQVWTMLREPSKVAQWHGWQAEDLDAEIKEIYFSDDVVESPDHTSLTVHGGDTFELKPVPNGTQVSVTRGALDHNSEWAAWDEDITQGWLTFLQQLRFALERHPHGKRHTLFLHLTEGQGSAIEKLGLASLPEPGEPYQLTLGTGEEISGKVWYRTSHQVGVTVHSYAEHGEGLLVVADHPAIKDVRAEGEGSMVIASTYDLGAGRLDAIRSSWDAWRAENYPTSEPIS is encoded by the coding sequence ATGACGAACAATCTGAGCGTAGTGATCAACGCCGATGCGCCGCAGGTCTGGACCATGCTGCGTGAACCGTCCAAGGTAGCCCAATGGCATGGCTGGCAGGCTGAGGACCTGGACGCAGAGATCAAGGAGATCTACTTCTCCGATGACGTTGTGGAGTCGCCGGACCATACAAGCCTCACCGTCCACGGCGGGGACACGTTCGAGCTTAAACCGGTGCCCAACGGAACCCAGGTCAGCGTGACGCGCGGCGCCCTGGACCACAATTCCGAGTGGGCCGCCTGGGACGAGGACATCACCCAGGGCTGGCTCACGTTCCTCCAGCAGCTCCGCTTCGCCCTGGAACGCCACCCGCACGGCAAGCGCCACACGCTGTTCCTGCACCTGACGGAAGGGCAGGGCTCCGCGATCGAGAAGCTGGGCCTGGCCAGCCTCCCGGAGCCGGGCGAGCCCTATCAGCTGACCCTGGGCACCGGCGAGGAGATCAGCGGGAAAGTCTGGTACCGGACCAGCCACCAGGTGGGCGTCACTGTCCACAGCTACGCGGAGCACGGCGAGGGACTCCTGGTGGTGGCCGACCATCCTGCCATCAAGGACGTACGCGCAGAAGGCGAGGGGTCCATGGTCATCGCTTCCACCTACGACCTCGGCGCCGGCCGGCTGGACGCCATCCGCTCGTCGTGGGACGCCTGGCGGGCTGAGAACTACCCCACATCGGAACCGATCAGCTGA
- a CDS encoding DUF6707 family protein, with protein MTETPAARPHREQQAGSLGTGTHIVLPDGARTAEIHQVELERDDYGAPALVLASLSGGGTLRIAVGTAVKVVDGTPDAATQLPPAAGLPAPAAGDAGQAQAQQPGEEPAPGAAAPAVVVPPLPPVPPAVSGPSEEDLALIPGPEGTPESVVEAAAEAHPDAMGVLLLADRLAKGVNFKSGSCLKDLSDLAHELFITLKDADGALAVADLLNVLPFDGNPGRWASVEASLALSSYICRQDGQAERAEVYEKLIRTPENQETDPFKARMAAKVRQRSLNEPNLYDKEIFRSIDNSNHDAEREWRLLRLESLLFLRAHGGSETIGMGELERRISNELEAVRA; from the coding sequence ATGACCGAAACACCAGCCGCCCGGCCCCATCGTGAACAGCAGGCTGGATCCCTGGGTACCGGCACCCACATCGTCCTGCCCGACGGCGCGCGGACGGCCGAGATACACCAGGTCGAGCTTGAGCGGGACGATTATGGAGCGCCCGCACTGGTGCTTGCCAGCCTCTCCGGGGGCGGCACCCTGCGCATCGCCGTGGGCACTGCGGTGAAGGTTGTGGACGGAACGCCCGACGCCGCCACGCAGCTTCCGCCGGCAGCAGGCCTCCCTGCCCCGGCAGCGGGAGATGCGGGGCAGGCACAGGCCCAGCAGCCCGGCGAAGAGCCCGCGCCCGGTGCTGCCGCGCCCGCCGTCGTCGTACCTCCCCTCCCTCCGGTCCCGCCGGCGGTGAGCGGACCCAGCGAGGAGGACCTTGCGCTGATTCCCGGGCCCGAGGGAACGCCTGAATCGGTGGTGGAGGCTGCCGCGGAAGCCCACCCGGATGCCATGGGAGTCCTGCTGCTGGCCGACCGGCTGGCCAAGGGGGTCAACTTCAAGTCGGGCAGCTGCCTGAAGGACCTGAGCGATCTGGCCCACGAACTGTTCATCACGCTCAAGGACGCGGACGGTGCCCTGGCCGTGGCAGACCTGCTCAACGTCCTGCCCTTCGACGGGAACCCGGGCCGGTGGGCCTCGGTGGAGGCGTCCCTGGCCCTGTCCAGCTACATTTGCCGGCAGGACGGCCAGGCGGAGCGGGCAGAGGTGTACGAAAAGCTGATCCGGACGCCGGAAAACCAGGAAACAGATCCTTTCAAGGCCAGGATGGCGGCCAAGGTCCGCCAGCGCTCGCTCAACGAGCCCAACCTGTATGACAAGGAAATCTTCCGCTCCATCGACAACTCCAACCACGACGCGGAGCGGGAATGGCGCCTGCTCCGGCTGGAATCCCTGCTCTTCCTGCGCGCGCACGGCGGTTCGGAAACCATCGGCATGGGCGAACTGGAGCGCCGCATCAGCAACGAGCTCGAGGCCGTCCGCGCCTAG
- a CDS encoding NUDIX hydrolase family protein, with translation MNVRTPDPNPGWLSEEDLFEARGRLPMVYVEAVPVRLDPLGFVNEVGTLLQADEDGTMVRSLVSGRVIYRETIRAALLRHMEKDLGPLAFPQLPISPVPFTVAEYFPAPSQTGFTDDRQHAVSLAYVIPVTGECEPRQDALELTWMTPEEVLSPGVQMEFSGGRGGLIRQALSYAGVGF, from the coding sequence ATGAACGTGCGCACACCTGACCCGAATCCCGGCTGGCTCTCCGAAGAAGACCTCTTTGAGGCACGCGGGCGGCTGCCCATGGTGTACGTGGAAGCAGTTCCGGTCAGGCTGGACCCATTGGGGTTCGTGAACGAGGTAGGAACCCTGCTGCAGGCGGACGAGGACGGGACCATGGTCCGCTCGCTCGTGTCGGGCCGCGTCATCTACCGCGAAACCATCCGTGCCGCCCTGCTGCGGCACATGGAAAAGGACCTGGGACCGCTGGCGTTCCCCCAGCTGCCCATCAGTCCCGTCCCCTTCACGGTGGCGGAATACTTCCCCGCACCGTCCCAGACAGGCTTCACCGACGACAGGCAACACGCCGTCTCGCTTGCCTACGTCATCCCGGTCACCGGCGAGTGCGAGCCGCGCCAGGATGCCCTGGAGCTGACATGGATGACCCCCGAGGAAGTCCTCAGCCCGGGCGTCCAGATGGAGTTTTCGGGCGGCCGCGGCGGCCTCATCCGCCAGGCGCTGTCCTACGCCGGCGTGGGCTTCTGA
- a CDS encoding VOC family protein: MLRVRPVHFTSRPDTWDRLLTALGMVRTEDDGDWQVFDAGSGRLALHAVPGGAAEDGTTAMAVEVGDLAEFARRTNLAADEDGTAPAELVDVDHGQACRITAPDGFTFLADKAAHFAQCADADPALAVVGVWFTPDAGSAARTLQHLGARPRPVPDQDDTADFTAKNGGVLMVRPALGSPRSGLGFEYDGALEPLQERLAAAGFQVSVTEEAFARTLHVANPDAGAGAAEHVPGTLWISGRHG, from the coding sequence ATGCTCCGTGTGCGCCCCGTTCATTTCACCTCCCGCCCCGACACCTGGGACCGGCTCCTTACCGCCCTGGGCATGGTCCGCACCGAGGACGACGGCGACTGGCAGGTTTTCGACGCCGGCTCGGGCCGCCTGGCCCTCCACGCCGTCCCCGGGGGAGCCGCGGAGGACGGCACCACCGCGATGGCAGTGGAGGTGGGCGACCTGGCCGAATTCGCCCGGCGCACCAACCTGGCCGCAGACGAGGACGGGACTGCGCCTGCGGAACTGGTTGACGTCGACCATGGCCAGGCCTGCAGGATCACGGCCCCGGACGGCTTCACCTTCCTGGCGGACAAGGCGGCCCACTTCGCCCAGTGTGCCGACGCCGATCCCGCGCTGGCCGTCGTCGGCGTCTGGTTCACGCCGGATGCCGGCTCGGCCGCCCGCACCCTGCAGCACCTGGGCGCCCGGCCGCGCCCGGTCCCGGACCAGGACGACACCGCGGACTTCACAGCCAAGAACGGCGGGGTACTGATGGTCCGCCCGGCCTTGGGATCGCCGCGCTCCGGCCTGGGCTTTGAGTACGACGGCGCCCTGGAACCGCTGCAGGAAAGGCTTGCCGCCGCTGGTTTCCAGGTCAGCGTCACGGAGGAAGCCTTCGCCCGCACGCTTCACGTGGCCAACCCGGATGCTGGGGCAGGGGCCGCCGAGCACGTGCCGGGCACCCTTTGGATCTCCGGGCGCCACGGCTGA
- a CDS encoding YdeI/OmpD-associated family protein: protein MATELEELLLPDAAAWRTWLAEHHNTSPGVWLVLHKKGGNVTELDYKAALDEALCFGWIDGQMRRRDEHTSLQRMTPRRRRSPWSARNVSNVARLDAEGRMTEAGWAAVNEAKADGRWDNAYGGQAVAELPADLAAAIAAVPEAQAMFDVLTKTNRYALIYRVNSAVQPATRERRIAGFVEMLARGEAPFPQKKRPGDAP, encoded by the coding sequence ATGGCCACTGAACTCGAGGAACTGCTGCTGCCGGACGCCGCCGCGTGGCGTACGTGGCTGGCGGAACACCACAACACCAGCCCGGGGGTGTGGCTGGTCCTGCACAAGAAGGGCGGCAACGTCACGGAACTGGACTACAAGGCGGCGCTGGACGAGGCACTGTGCTTCGGCTGGATCGACGGCCAGATGCGGCGCCGCGACGAGCACACCTCGCTCCAGCGGATGACGCCGCGCAGGCGCAGGAGCCCGTGGTCGGCGAGGAACGTCAGCAACGTGGCACGGCTGGACGCCGAAGGCAGGATGACCGAGGCCGGATGGGCCGCCGTCAATGAAGCGAAGGCTGACGGCCGGTGGGACAATGCGTACGGCGGGCAGGCCGTGGCTGAACTTCCGGCAGACCTGGCAGCAGCCATCGCTGCTGTCCCGGAGGCGCAGGCGATGTTCGACGTCCTCACCAAGACCAACCGGTACGCCCTCATCTACCGGGTCAATTCGGCAGTGCAGCCCGCCACCCGGGAGCGGCGGATCGCCGGATTCGTGGAGATGCTGGCCCGGGGTGAGGCGCCCTTTCCGCAGAAGAAGCGCCCGGGGGATGCCCCGTAG